Proteins co-encoded in one Microbacterium hydrocarbonoxydans genomic window:
- a CDS encoding extracellular solute-binding protein — MSENSISVSRRQLLQFAGIGAAGLLLTACMPTGGGNTSPASTPGGGLSAGDFTATDFSFASWSLTEEAAAPAIRSLLDGYKKKNDVGITEVSFPYNEYFKQLMLQVRGGQFTGAAHVDVAWLASLAALGKLEDVSALTKGRGYTASALEAAQLDGVQYAFPWTIGAIGLVTNSEIMDKAGVSEFPTTVDDFEKALKKLKGLGNGLIPYAASTKAAQLKDILIWMQTFGCDLVKDGKVTIGDDASIEAVTWYKSLYDQGLIAADVDRFDARSLFSQGRTAMYDDAPVGRTSVTKDSPDPDLDSKLLPQSRPVLKKGDTPRALVWGGAIVIVGGGDGTRTAADFGQWSTSDLDAVTADYELRGLPPVTEKAQSSSAVKADAFGSRFAEKITATATTNPFWQYPEYAQIETTIADRVQAVLVGQQSAKDAMSQAGEEAQKLLA, encoded by the coding sequence ATGTCCGAGAACTCCATCTCCGTCTCCCGTCGTCAGCTGCTGCAGTTCGCCGGTATCGGCGCCGCCGGGCTCCTGCTCACGGCGTGCATGCCCACCGGCGGCGGCAACACCAGCCCCGCGAGCACGCCGGGCGGCGGCCTGTCAGCCGGCGACTTCACCGCCACCGACTTCTCGTTCGCGAGCTGGTCGCTCACCGAAGAAGCCGCAGCACCCGCGATCCGCTCGCTGCTCGACGGCTACAAGAAGAAGAACGATGTCGGCATCACCGAGGTCTCCTTCCCCTACAACGAGTACTTCAAGCAGCTGATGCTGCAGGTGCGGGGCGGGCAGTTCACGGGTGCCGCGCACGTCGATGTCGCCTGGCTGGCGTCGCTCGCAGCCCTCGGCAAGCTCGAAGACGTCTCGGCCCTCACGAAGGGGCGCGGCTACACGGCATCCGCGCTCGAGGCGGCGCAGCTCGACGGCGTGCAGTACGCGTTCCCGTGGACCATCGGCGCGATCGGCCTGGTGACCAACTCCGAGATCATGGACAAGGCCGGCGTCTCGGAGTTCCCGACCACGGTCGACGACTTCGAGAAGGCGCTCAAGAAGCTCAAGGGTCTGGGCAACGGACTCATCCCCTACGCCGCGTCGACCAAGGCCGCACAGCTCAAGGACATCCTCATCTGGATGCAGACATTCGGCTGCGACCTCGTCAAGGACGGCAAGGTCACGATCGGCGACGACGCGAGCATCGAGGCCGTCACCTGGTACAAGTCGCTCTACGACCAGGGCCTGATCGCAGCCGACGTCGACAGATTCGACGCCCGGTCGCTGTTCTCGCAGGGCCGCACCGCCATGTACGACGACGCTCCCGTCGGTCGCACCTCGGTGACCAAGGACTCCCCCGATCCCGACCTCGACTCCAAGCTCCTGCCGCAGTCTCGTCCGGTGCTGAAGAAGGGCGACACCCCTCGTGCGCTCGTGTGGGGTGGAGCGATCGTGATCGTCGGCGGTGGCGACGGCACGCGCACCGCCGCGGACTTCGGCCAGTGGTCCACGAGCGACCTCGATGCGGTGACCGCCGACTACGAGCTGCGCGGGCTGCCTCCGGTCACCGAGAAGGCGCAGTCATCGTCGGCGGTCAAGGCGGATGCCTTCGGCTCGCGCTTCGCCGAGAAGATCACCGCCACGGCCACGACAAATCCGTTCTGGCAGTACCCGGAATACGCCCAGATCGAGACCACGATCGCCGACCGCGTGCAGGCCGTGCTGGTGGGCCAGCAGAGCGCGAAGGACGCGATGTCGCAGGCCGGCGAAGAGGCGCAGAAGCTCCTCGCCTGA
- a CDS encoding carbohydrate ABC transporter permease, which produces MTAVLTETPAAVAAPIAPAPRRRRGRADRRAVTISAWVAVVVFGGFALLPVYWLLVTSLTPRTEVFSYPPKLFPSEITFDAYAALLNNPALFGYLRNSILVSVITAVLSVVVSAYMGYAFSKFRYRGRRSLMYFVLASQMFPQALLLITLYAVFSAYGLLNTYTALVLSFTTFTLPLCVWMLKGFFDTIPDELIEAARMDGASRMRIIHSIVMPLAGPGLIAAGLFAFVRGWNDFIFALTLAGPDKQTLPPGLVNTFIGEASTAWPELMAASLAVSLPVAIAFIALQRFLVGGMTAGAVKG; this is translated from the coding sequence ATGACCGCCGTGCTCACCGAGACTCCGGCGGCCGTCGCCGCTCCGATCGCACCCGCCCCGCGGCGTCGTCGGGGGCGCGCCGACCGGCGAGCCGTGACGATCAGCGCCTGGGTGGCGGTGGTGGTGTTCGGCGGGTTCGCCCTGCTGCCGGTGTACTGGCTGCTCGTGACCTCGCTCACCCCGCGCACCGAGGTCTTCTCCTACCCGCCCAAGCTGTTCCCGTCGGAGATCACGTTCGATGCGTATGCGGCGCTGCTGAACAATCCGGCCCTGTTCGGATACCTGCGCAACAGCATCCTCGTCTCGGTGATCACTGCCGTGCTCTCCGTCGTCGTGTCGGCCTACATGGGCTACGCGTTCTCGAAGTTCCGCTACCGCGGCCGTCGGAGCCTGATGTACTTCGTGCTCGCCTCGCAGATGTTCCCTCAGGCGCTGCTGCTCATCACGCTGTACGCGGTGTTCTCGGCCTACGGCCTGCTCAACACCTACACGGCGCTGGTGCTGTCGTTCACGACGTTCACCCTGCCCCTGTGCGTTTGGATGCTGAAGGGCTTCTTCGACACGATCCCGGACGAGCTCATCGAGGCCGCCCGCATGGACGGCGCGTCGCGGATGCGCATCATCCACTCGATCGTGATGCCGCTGGCCGGCCCCGGGCTCATCGCCGCCGGACTGTTCGCGTTCGTGCGCGGATGGAACGACTTCATCTTCGCCCTCACCCTGGCAGGACCCGACAAGCAGACGCTTCCCCCGGGCCTCGTCAACACGTTCATCGGCGAGGCCTCCACGGCCTGGCCCGAGCTGATGGCGGCATCCCTCGCGGTGTCGCTGCCGGTGGCCATCGCCTTCATCGCCCTGCAGCGCTTCCTCGTCGGCGGTATGACCGCCGGTGCGGTCAAGGGCTGA
- a CDS encoding sugar ABC transporter permease yields the protein MFALLLTAPGLALLAAVVVYPLITALITAFYKQSLVEPGREFVGFQNIIDVLTGDFFRLLGQTLVFTLGTTIAPFVIGFGLALALNTRIRGAKVMRGLMLIPWLIPGVVVSFLWMWIFNANYGVLNSLFESLGLIDEPQAWLANPTSAMIAVIVAKTWQSFPWMMVMLLAGLQTVPIELHEAAEIDGAGTVRRFFSITVPQMQGIIGLVLLLEFIWNFQHFDIIYVLTGGGPAGSTQTFATAVYETAFDGFDLGRAGALGLLWMVLLMGLVVVYVRLSEKGEKR from the coding sequence ATGTTCGCCCTGCTGCTCACGGCCCCCGGCCTGGCGCTGCTCGCCGCGGTCGTCGTCTACCCGCTGATCACAGCGCTCATCACGGCCTTCTACAAGCAGAGCCTCGTCGAACCCGGACGCGAGTTCGTCGGTTTCCAGAACATCATCGATGTGCTGACCGGCGACTTCTTCCGCCTGCTGGGCCAGACTCTGGTGTTCACACTCGGCACCACGATCGCGCCGTTCGTGATCGGCTTCGGCCTGGCACTCGCGCTGAACACCCGCATCCGCGGCGCCAAGGTGATGCGCGGGCTCATGCTCATCCCGTGGCTGATCCCGGGTGTCGTCGTCTCGTTCCTGTGGATGTGGATCTTCAACGCCAATTACGGCGTGCTCAACTCGCTGTTCGAGAGCCTGGGACTGATCGACGAGCCGCAGGCGTGGCTGGCGAACCCGACCAGCGCGATGATCGCCGTGATCGTCGCCAAGACCTGGCAGTCGTTCCCCTGGATGATGGTGATGCTGCTCGCAGGCCTGCAGACCGTGCCGATCGAGCTGCACGAGGCCGCCGAGATCGACGGCGCCGGCACGGTCCGCCGCTTCTTCTCGATCACCGTGCCGCAGATGCAGGGGATCATCGGCCTCGTCCTGCTGCTCGAGTTCATCTGGAACTTCCAGCACTTCGACATCATCTACGTGCTCACCGGCGGAGGTCCCGCCGGATCCACCCAGACGTTCGCGACCGCCGTCTACGAGACCGCGTTCGACGGGTTCGATCTCGGCCGCGCCGGGGCTCTCGGACTGCTCTGGATGGTGCTGCTGATGGGGCTGGTGGTCGTCTACGTCCGCCTCTCCGAGAAGGGAGAGAAGCGATGA
- a CDS encoding CGNR zinc finger domain-containing protein, producing the protein MTFANDTEEALRAAVWLVNSAEEPETLETLADQATFLAEFPYSGRLDRDEVELSALRGIRPRLRSMLLAPRDEMVKHVNAALAENPLAPRLVRHDGVDWHLHAVADDRPLPERVLLETAMALIDVIRADEGSRISVCADDTCDALALDLSRNRSKRYCSTTCTNRNAVAAYRAPRP; encoded by the coding sequence ATGACGTTCGCGAATGACACCGAGGAGGCGCTCCGCGCCGCCGTCTGGCTGGTGAACTCCGCAGAGGAGCCCGAGACGTTGGAGACCCTCGCCGACCAGGCGACGTTCCTCGCCGAGTTCCCGTACTCCGGTCGACTCGATCGCGACGAGGTCGAGCTGTCGGCCCTGCGCGGCATCCGCCCCCGGCTGCGCTCGATGCTGCTCGCACCGCGCGACGAGATGGTCAAGCATGTGAATGCCGCGCTCGCCGAGAACCCGCTGGCGCCTCGTCTGGTTCGCCATGACGGCGTCGACTGGCACCTGCACGCCGTCGCGGACGACCGGCCACTCCCCGAGCGAGTGCTGCTCGAGACCGCCATGGCGCTGATCGACGTCATCCGCGCCGACGAGGGCTCACGCATCTCCGTCTGCGCGGACGACACCTGCGACGCGCTGGCGCTCGACCTGTCACGCAACCGCTCGAAGCGGTACTGCTCGACCACATGCACCAACCGCAACGCCGTCGCCGCCTACCGAGCGCCGCGCCCCTGA
- a CDS encoding EamA family transporter, whose protein sequence is MSKFTNDVAAPGVRFGLPLAIGAAFAFGMSGAWARGLIDAGWTPGAAVTARVWVAALVLLVPTILSLRGRWGVLRKNAGMVAAYGLLAVTATQLCYFQAVAVMDVGLALLIEYTAPIAVILWLWLRRGERPSRRSVIGAAIAFVGLVLMLDIVTGAEVNVPGTLWALAAMVGAATYFLLSAKADTGLPPIALAGGGLLLGAVALTVAGLVGILPIAWTTDDITYRFGTVPWFVPVLAIGLIATALAYVLGIASTRMLGSRLASFVALAEVVAALLFGWMLLGQLPDLLQALGGALVLVGVVVVKLGEPRPGEFVEPVPDAAAVAR, encoded by the coding sequence ATGAGCAAGTTCACAAATGACGTCGCAGCGCCGGGCGTGCGTTTCGGGCTGCCGCTGGCGATCGGCGCGGCCTTCGCGTTCGGGATGTCGGGTGCCTGGGCTCGCGGGCTCATCGATGCCGGGTGGACCCCTGGCGCTGCGGTGACAGCGCGAGTCTGGGTCGCCGCGCTCGTGCTGCTGGTTCCCACGATCCTGTCGCTGCGCGGGCGGTGGGGGGTGCTCCGCAAGAACGCCGGCATGGTCGCCGCCTACGGACTGCTCGCCGTCACGGCGACGCAGCTCTGCTACTTCCAGGCCGTCGCCGTGATGGACGTGGGGCTCGCACTGCTCATCGAGTACACCGCGCCGATCGCGGTCATCCTGTGGCTGTGGCTGCGTCGTGGCGAGCGCCCGAGTCGGCGCAGTGTGATCGGGGCCGCCATCGCGTTCGTCGGCCTCGTGCTCATGCTCGACATCGTCACCGGCGCGGAGGTCAATGTCCCCGGCACCCTCTGGGCGCTCGCCGCGATGGTCGGAGCAGCGACGTACTTCCTGCTGTCCGCCAAGGCCGACACCGGCCTGCCGCCGATCGCGCTCGCCGGGGGTGGGCTGCTGCTCGGCGCCGTCGCGCTCACGGTCGCGGGCCTCGTCGGCATCCTGCCCATCGCCTGGACGACCGACGACATCACCTACCGCTTCGGCACCGTGCCGTGGTTCGTGCCGGTGCTCGCGATCGGACTCATCGCGACGGCCCTCGCCTATGTTCTGGGCATCGCATCGACGCGGATGCTGGGCTCGCGTCTCGCATCCTTCGTCGCCCTCGCCGAGGTCGTCGCCGCACTGCTCTTCGGCTGGATGCTGCTCGGCCAGCTGCCCGACCTGTTGCAAGCCCTCGGCGGCGCACTCGTGCTGGTCGGTGTGGTGGTGGTGAAGCTCGGAGAGCCCCGGCCCGGCGAGTTCGTCGAACCCGTGCCGGATGCGGCGGCGGTGGCTCGGTAG
- a CDS encoding GntR family transcriptional regulator: protein MSSVADRITASDRAHAALLEEIQSGALPAGFVLGEVEQAARLGISRTPMREALRRLAADGLVVQQSPRVTVVADLDADDIRALFEIRRALEETSARLAARRGDAALFASLADEFAHVDLAAVEGRDAYYALIARFDAALDSAVDNDYIASALRTVRAHLVRVRRMARDKPARLAASAAEHRTIAQALAARDGDLAAHATHVHLHNALTGILDSLTANPEGVK, encoded by the coding sequence ATGAGCTCTGTCGCTGATCGCATCACCGCGAGCGACCGAGCCCACGCCGCGCTGCTGGAGGAGATCCAGTCAGGTGCGCTCCCGGCCGGCTTCGTGCTGGGCGAGGTCGAGCAGGCCGCCCGTCTCGGCATCAGCCGCACCCCGATGCGCGAGGCCCTGCGCCGCCTGGCCGCCGACGGCCTGGTCGTGCAGCAGTCCCCGCGCGTCACGGTCGTGGCCGATCTGGATGCCGACGACATCCGCGCTCTGTTCGAGATCCGTCGCGCGCTCGAGGAGACCTCCGCCCGACTCGCAGCCCGGCGAGGGGATGCCGCCCTCTTCGCCTCGCTCGCCGACGAGTTTGCGCACGTCGACCTCGCAGCCGTCGAAGGACGCGACGCGTACTACGCCCTCATCGCCCGCTTCGACGCCGCGCTCGACAGTGCGGTCGACAACGACTACATCGCCTCGGCCCTGCGCACCGTGCGCGCCCACCTCGTGCGCGTGCGCCGCATGGCCCGCGACAAGCCGGCCCGTCTCGCGGCCTCCGCCGCCGAGCACCGCACGATCGCGCAGGCCCTGGCCGCCCGCGACGGCGACCTCGCCGCCCACGCCACCCACGTGCACCTGCACAACGCGCTCACCGGCATCCTCGACTCCCTGACAGCCAACCCAGAAGGTGTGAAATGA
- a CDS encoding MmgE/PrpD family protein: MTVTHHVRVHRSDENLAREDQLAWKIAEVAADPVEVEQDVTDMIINRIIDNASVAAASLTRGPINAARAQAFSHPVSTGGIGATVFGAALDHRTSPEWAAWANGVAVRELDYHDTFLAAEYSHPGDNIPPILAVAQHVQADGRALLRGIATGYEIQMDLVRAICLHKHKIDHVAHLGPSAAAGIGTLLGLDVETIYQAVGQGLHTTTATRQSRKGEISTWKAHAPAFAGKLAVEAVDRAMRGQTSPAPIYEGEDGVIAWMLDGKDAAYEVPLPAAGEAKRAILDSYTKEHSAEYQAQAWIDLARKLGTENPALRDPAAIEAIVLHTSHHTHYVIGSGANDPQKYDPTASRETLDHSIPYIFAVALQDGGWHHVDSYTPERAGRADTVALWHKITTAEDAEWTRRYHSEDPDVKAFGGRVEFRLTDGTTVVDEIAVADAHPLGARPFARENYIAKFRLLAGPVLEPAEIERFLELVQRLPELTAAEVGELSIIAKPGLLEGADAPTGLF; encoded by the coding sequence ATGACCGTCACCCACCACGTCCGCGTCCACCGCAGCGATGAGAACCTCGCCCGCGAGGACCAGCTCGCCTGGAAGATCGCCGAAGTCGCCGCCGACCCGGTCGAGGTCGAGCAGGACGTCACCGACATGATCATCAACCGCATCATCGACAACGCGTCGGTCGCTGCCGCATCGCTCACCCGCGGGCCCATCAACGCGGCTCGCGCCCAGGCGTTCAGCCACCCCGTCTCGACCGGCGGTATCGGTGCCACCGTGTTCGGCGCGGCGCTCGACCACCGCACGAGCCCCGAGTGGGCGGCGTGGGCCAACGGCGTGGCCGTGCGCGAACTCGACTATCACGACACCTTCCTCGCCGCCGAGTACTCGCACCCCGGCGACAACATCCCGCCGATCCTCGCGGTCGCACAGCACGTGCAGGCCGACGGTCGTGCGCTGCTGCGCGGCATCGCGACCGGCTACGAGATCCAGATGGACCTGGTGCGCGCGATCTGCCTGCACAAGCACAAGATCGACCATGTCGCGCACCTCGGCCCCTCGGCCGCGGCCGGCATCGGCACCCTTCTCGGCCTCGACGTCGAGACGATCTACCAGGCCGTCGGCCAGGGTCTGCACACCACGACGGCCACGCGCCAGAGCCGCAAGGGCGAGATCTCGACCTGGAAGGCGCACGCCCCTGCGTTCGCGGGCAAGCTCGCCGTAGAGGCGGTCGATCGGGCGATGCGGGGTCAGACGAGTCCCGCGCCGATCTACGAGGGCGAAGACGGCGTGATCGCGTGGATGCTCGACGGCAAGGACGCCGCCTACGAGGTGCCGCTGCCCGCGGCAGGCGAGGCGAAGCGCGCGATTCTCGACTCGTACACGAAGGAGCACTCGGCCGAGTACCAGGCGCAGGCGTGGATCGACCTGGCCCGCAAGCTCGGCACCGAGAACCCGGCGCTGCGCGACCCCGCAGCCATCGAGGCCATCGTGCTGCACACCAGCCACCACACGCACTACGTGATCGGATCGGGCGCGAACGACCCGCAGAAGTACGACCCCACGGCGTCGCGCGAGACGCTCGACCACTCGATCCCGTACATCTTCGCGGTCGCGCTGCAGGACGGCGGGTGGCACCACGTCGACTCGTACACCCCCGAGAGGGCAGGTCGCGCAGACACCGTCGCGCTGTGGCACAAGATCACCACGGCCGAGGATGCGGAGTGGACGCGTCGCTACCACTCCGAAGACCCCGACGTGAAGGCTTTCGGCGGCCGCGTCGAGTTCCGGCTCACCGACGGCACGACCGTGGTCGACGAGATCGCCGTCGCCGACGCGCATCCGCTCGGTGCCCGTCCGTTCGCCCGCGAGAACTACATCGCCAAGTTCCGGCTGCTGGCCGGGCCCGTGCTCGAGCCCGCCGAGATCGAGCGATTCCTCGAACTCGTGCAGCGTCTTCCCGAGCTCACCGCCGCCGAGGTCGGCGAGCTGTCGATCATCGCGAAGCCCGGTCTGCTCGAGGGCGCGGACGCTCCGACGGGGCTGTTCTGA
- the prpB gene encoding methylisocitrate lyase encodes MLYSHVTPAEKRRLFRERLASGELLRFPGAFNPLSARLIEQKGFDGVYISGAVLSADLGVPDIGLTTLTEVAGRAKQIARMTDIPALVDADTGFGEPMNVARTIQELEDAGLAGMHIEDQINPKRCGHLDGKSVVDERTAIRRIRAAADARRDDNFLIMARTDIRAIEGLESAIDRAKALVDAGADAVFPEAMRTLAEFEAMAEALDVPILANMTEFGKSELFSVDQLRDAGVNMVIWPVSLLRIAMGAAGRALDTLNEEGHLTSKLGEMQHRADLYDLIDYESYTQFDSGVAGFTVTKE; translated from the coding sequence ATGCTGTACTCGCACGTCACCCCGGCCGAGAAGCGCCGCCTCTTCCGCGAGCGTCTCGCGAGCGGCGAGCTGCTGCGGTTCCCCGGCGCGTTCAACCCCCTGAGCGCCCGTCTGATCGAGCAGAAGGGCTTCGACGGGGTCTACATCTCGGGTGCGGTGCTGTCTGCCGACCTGGGCGTGCCCGACATCGGACTCACCACGCTGACCGAGGTCGCCGGTCGCGCGAAGCAGATCGCTCGCATGACCGACATCCCTGCGCTCGTCGACGCCGACACCGGCTTCGGCGAGCCGATGAACGTCGCCCGCACGATCCAGGAACTCGAAGACGCCGGGCTCGCCGGCATGCACATCGAAGACCAGATCAACCCGAAGCGCTGCGGGCATCTCGACGGCAAGAGCGTGGTCGACGAGCGCACGGCGATCCGCCGCATCCGCGCCGCCGCCGACGCCCGACGCGATGACAACTTCCTGATCATGGCGCGCACCGACATCCGCGCGATCGAGGGGCTGGAGTCCGCGATCGATCGCGCCAAGGCGCTCGTGGACGCCGGGGCGGATGCGGTCTTCCCCGAGGCTATGCGCACGCTCGCCGAGTTCGAGGCGATGGCCGAGGCGCTCGACGTGCCGATCCTCGCCAACATGACAGAGTTCGGCAAGAGCGAGCTGTTCTCGGTCGACCAGCTGCGGGATGCCGGAGTGAACATGGTCATCTGGCCGGTGTCGCTGCTGCGCATCGCCATGGGCGCGGCGGGGCGCGCGCTCGATACGCTGAACGAGGAGGGGCACCTCACCTCGAAGCTCGGTGAGATGCAGCACCGTGCCGATCTCTACGACCTGATCGACTACGAGTCCTACACGCAGTTCGACTCCGGCGTCGCAGGCTTCACCGTGACGAAGGAGTGA
- a CDS encoding bifunctional 2-methylcitrate synthase/citrate synthase, with amino-acid sequence MTEPDIKKGLAGVVVDTTAISKVNPETNSLLYRGYPVQELAATQPFEAVAYLLWHGELPDAAQLATLRATEREHRALADSVKAAIDLIPLEAHPMDEVRTAVSLIGASDTDAGGSVLDAGGSPEENLERSIRLFAALPAIVAYGQRRRRGEEPIAPRDDLDYSANFLWMTFGEEPDPVVVDAFNRSMILYAEHSFNASTFTARVITSTLSDLYSAVVGAIGALKGPLHGGANEAVLHIFDEIGDASNVVPWLDKALAEKRKIMGFGHRVYKSGDSRVPTMKAALDTLVEHYDRAEVAELYDALESEFVARKGIYPNLDYPSGPAYNLIGFDTLTFTPLFVAARVTGWTAHVMEQAGANALIRPLSYYDGVDERHVEG; translated from the coding sequence ATGACCGAGCCGGACATCAAGAAGGGCCTCGCGGGGGTCGTCGTCGATACGACAGCGATCTCGAAGGTCAACCCCGAGACGAACAGCCTGCTGTACCGCGGCTACCCGGTGCAGGAGCTCGCCGCCACACAGCCCTTCGAGGCGGTCGCGTATCTGCTGTGGCACGGCGAACTTCCGGATGCCGCGCAACTGGCGACCCTCCGCGCGACCGAGCGCGAGCACCGCGCTCTGGCCGACAGCGTCAAGGCAGCGATAGACCTGATCCCGCTCGAGGCGCATCCGATGGACGAGGTGCGCACGGCGGTCAGCCTGATCGGCGCCTCCGACACGGACGCCGGGGGATCGGTGCTCGATGCCGGCGGCAGCCCCGAGGAGAACCTCGAGCGCAGCATCCGGCTGTTCGCGGCTCTTCCCGCGATCGTCGCCTATGGGCAGCGACGCCGGCGGGGCGAGGAGCCGATCGCGCCGCGCGACGACCTCGACTACTCGGCGAACTTCCTCTGGATGACGTTCGGCGAGGAGCCCGACCCGGTCGTCGTCGATGCGTTCAACCGCTCGATGATCCTGTACGCCGAGCACTCGTTCAACGCCTCGACGTTCACGGCCCGTGTGATCACCTCGACGCTCAGCGACCTGTACTCGGCGGTCGTCGGTGCGATCGGCGCTCTCAAGGGACCGCTGCACGGCGGCGCCAACGAGGCCGTGCTGCACATCTTCGACGAGATCGGCGACGCCTCGAACGTCGTGCCGTGGCTCGACAAGGCTCTGGCAGAGAAGCGCAAGATCATGGGGTTCGGCCACCGCGTCTACAAGAGCGGCGACTCACGGGTGCCGACGATGAAGGCCGCGCTCGACACGCTCGTGGAGCACTATGACCGCGCCGAGGTGGCTGAGCTGTACGACGCTCTCGAGTCGGAGTTCGTCGCGCGCAAGGGCATCTATCCGAACCTCGACTACCCCTCGGGTCCCGCCTACAACCTGATCGGCTTCGACACCCTGACCTTCACGCCACTGTTCGTCGCGGCACGCGTGACCGGATGGACGGCGCACGTCATGGAGCAGGCGGGAGCGAATGCCCTCATCCGTCCGCTCTCGTACTACGACGGCGTCGACGAGCGGCACGTCGAAGGCTGA
- a CDS encoding META domain-containing protein — MSTHRRARNLVGLAMLGAFALVATACATNSPGDAPTSTPEPNSEEAAVVEKLVGLWGENAAGQPHLEFAADGTVTGSDGCNGVTTTYSVNGDRVDLARFASTLKACPGVDDWMRGVRAVELDGDVLIVMDASGAELGNLSRSS; from the coding sequence ATGAGCACCCACCGCAGAGCACGCAATCTCGTCGGCCTCGCGATGCTGGGAGCGTTTGCGCTGGTCGCGACGGCCTGCGCGACCAACTCCCCCGGCGACGCTCCGACGTCGACCCCCGAGCCGAACAGCGAAGAGGCCGCCGTCGTCGAGAAGCTCGTCGGGCTCTGGGGCGAGAACGCCGCCGGACAGCCTCATCTCGAGTTCGCCGCCGACGGCACCGTCACCGGCAGCGACGGATGCAACGGCGTCACCACGACCTACTCGGTGAACGGCGACCGCGTCGACCTCGCCCGGTTCGCCTCGACTCTGAAAGCGTGCCCCGGCGTCGACGACTGGATGCGCGGCGTGCGCGCGGTCGAGCTTGACGGCGACGTGCTGATCGTCATGGACGCTTCCGGTGCCGAGCTCGGCAACCTCAGCCGGTCGAGCTGA